A genomic segment from Desulfurella amilsii encodes:
- a CDS encoding UPF0280 family protein, giving the protein MLRFYRQNVTDDLYSFEITIKESNLFIKTCKDLKAIAFDALYNIRKDLENYILKSKDFFTSLVPIKQDKNAPSIVKKMVRTSSVVGVGPMACVAGAVSEEMGKILLKYCDECIVENGGDIFLKLNKDTNLGLYVGKDNPLNNVYIILKKSDKPYGICTSSAKVGPSLSFGASEASLIISHNTYFSDCLASACGNIIKNEKDLQKAIDLARTFQETIGCCFVCNGKIAFWGDIELGGWQ; this is encoded by the coding sequence ATGTTGAGGTTTTATAGGCAAAATGTAACTGATGATTTGTATAGTTTTGAAATAACTATAAAAGAGAGTAATTTGTTTATCAAAACATGCAAAGATTTAAAAGCAATTGCATTTGATGCATTGTACAACATTAGAAAGGATTTAGAAAACTATATTTTAAAATCAAAAGATTTTTTTACTTCACTTGTACCAATAAAGCAGGATAAAAATGCCCCTTCAATAGTTAAAAAGATGGTTAGGACCTCGTCAGTTGTGGGCGTTGGGCCAATGGCTTGCGTAGCTGGGGCTGTTTCGGAAGAAATGGGGAAAATTTTGTTAAAGTATTGCGATGAATGCATTGTAGAAAATGGCGGCGATATATTTTTGAAGCTGAACAAAGATACCAATTTGGGTTTATATGTAGGTAAAGATAATCCTTTAAATAATGTTTATATAATATTAAAAAAATCGGATAAACCGTATGGTATTTGCACGTCGAGCGCTAAAGTTGGGCCATCATTGTCATTTGGAGCAAGTGAAGCTTCGCTTATTATTTCACACAATACGTATTTTAGCGATTGTCTGGCGAGTGCGTGTGGCAATATAATAAAAAATGAAAAAGATCTTCAAAAAGCCATTGATCTTGCAAGAACATTTCAAGAAACAATTGGTTGTTGTTTTGTTTGTAATGGCAAGATAGCTTTTTGGGGTGATATTGAATTAGGAGGCTGGCAGTGA
- a CDS encoding homocysteine biosynthesis protein codes for MEFKVNKTIEEINEKIKRREAVVVNAKEMIDIVRKEGCIEAAKKVDIVTTGTFGTMCSSGAMINFWHSKPKIKASKVWFNDVEAYGGVAAVDCYLGATAVKEGDPLNSVHPGRFNYGGGHVIEDLIAGKKVLLRALGYGTDCYPSKEFEKEITIADLRDATLLNPRNAYQNYSVAINTTDKTIYTYMGVLKPNISNATYSSAGELSPLFNDPFYRTIGIGTRIFLGGGIGYVIYQGTQHDPDVERNERGLPKSSAGTLAVAGDMKQMNTKYIKGASILGYGVSLSIGIGIPIPIINEEMAFFCGVSDEDIQAYIYDYGYDYPNKISKTYGLITYKELRSGTIMVNGKEVPTTPLSSYYMALEIAEELKKWILDGKFYITKPACLIGQSSDYEPLKYVKC; via the coding sequence GTGGAATTTAAGGTCAATAAAACGATTGAGGAAATAAACGAGAAAATCAAAAGAAGAGAAGCAGTAGTGGTTAACGCAAAAGAAATGATAGATATAGTAAGAAAAGAAGGTTGTATAGAAGCTGCAAAAAAAGTTGATATTGTAACCACAGGCACTTTTGGAACAATGTGTTCAAGTGGCGCAATGATAAATTTCTGGCATTCAAAGCCAAAGATCAAAGCATCTAAAGTATGGTTTAATGATGTAGAAGCATACGGTGGAGTGGCAGCAGTTGATTGCTACCTTGGGGCAACCGCGGTTAAAGAGGGTGATCCTCTAAATAGTGTGCACCCTGGCAGATTTAATTACGGCGGTGGGCATGTTATAGAAGATTTAATAGCTGGCAAAAAAGTACTGCTTAGAGCTTTAGGCTACGGTACTGATTGTTATCCGTCAAAAGAGTTTGAAAAGGAAATTACAATAGCTGATCTAAGGGATGCTACACTGCTAAATCCCCGCAATGCTTACCAAAACTATTCTGTTGCCATTAATACGACCGACAAAACTATTTATACATATATGGGCGTTTTGAAACCAAATATCAGTAACGCTACATATTCTTCTGCAGGTGAATTGTCACCACTGTTTAATGATCCATTTTATAGAACAATTGGAATAGGCACAAGAATATTTTTAGGTGGTGGCATAGGTTATGTGATTTATCAAGGTACGCAGCATGACCCAGATGTCGAAAGAAACGAAAGAGGTTTGCCAAAATCGAGCGCAGGCACGTTGGCTGTTGCAGGTGATATGAAGCAAATGAATACTAAATATATAAAAGGTGCCTCAATTTTAGGATATGGTGTTTCACTTAGTATTGGCATTGGTATTCCAATCCCAATAATTAATGAAGAGATGGCATTTTTTTGCGGTGTTAGCGATGAAGATATACAAGCCTATATTTACGATTATGGATACGATTATCCAAACAAAATTAGCAAAACGTATGGCCTTATAACGTATAAAGAGCTAAGAAGCGGCACAATTATGGTTAATGGCAAAGAAGTTCCTACGACGCCACTTTCTAGCTATTATATGGCTTTAGAGATAGCAGAAGAACTAAAGAAATGGATCTTAGATGGTAAATTTTACATTACAAAGCCTGCTTGTTTGATTGGGCAGTCAAGCGATTATGAACCACTAAAGTACGTGAAATGTTGA
- a CDS encoding TIGR00282 family metallophosphoesterase — protein sequence MQTDTIRILFVGDIVGDAGRKVAIDKLSYLKDKYAYDIAIANIENLAGGFGITKETYDAVEPYFDAFTTGNHVWDKKDFLINIDSMYNVAKPFNMPNTKGKPYVIVEKNYVKVLVASFLGRIFMNPVENPFILLDQLVGDNSLPTIKIIDFHAEATSEKQAFGWYCDGKVSACLGTHTHVQTNDEKILPDGTAYITDVGLTGCHGGVIGFKKDAIIEKFITYMPTRFDVCKDNLRLNAFIVDVNIYNGKALNIEKINIA from the coding sequence ATGCAAACTGATACGATTCGAATTTTGTTTGTAGGGGATATCGTTGGAGATGCTGGTAGAAAAGTTGCAATAGATAAACTTAGTTATCTAAAAGATAAATATGCCTATGATATTGCTATAGCAAATATAGAAAACTTAGCGGGTGGTTTTGGAATAACAAAAGAAACCTACGATGCCGTAGAACCATACTTTGATGCTTTTACAACAGGCAACCACGTATGGGATAAAAAAGATTTTCTTATTAATATTGATAGTATGTATAACGTTGCAAAGCCATTTAATATGCCAAATACAAAGGGTAAACCTTACGTAATCGTAGAGAAAAACTATGTAAAAGTACTAGTTGCTAGCTTTTTAGGCAGAATTTTTATGAACCCAGTCGAAAACCCTTTTATTCTCTTGGATCAGTTAGTAGGGGATAATTCGCTTCCTACAATAAAAATCATTGATTTTCATGCCGAAGCAACAAGTGAAAAACAAGCTTTTGGATGGTATTGTGATGGGAAGGTAAGTGCTTGTTTGGGTACGCATACGCATGTACAAACAAACGATGAAAAAATTTTACCAGATGGTACTGCCTATATAACAGATGTAGGTTTAACTGGTTGCCACGGTGGAGTTATTGGGTTTAAAAAGGACGCTATTATTGAAAAGTTTATAACATATATGCCTACAAGATTTGATGTGTGTAAAGATAATTTAAGGTTAAATGCTTTTATAGTTGATGTTAATATTTATAATGGTAAAGCTTTGAATATTGAAAAGATAAATATAGCTTAA
- the rny gene encoding ribonuclease Y, translating to MSTILFSILTLILGLVIGYLGVYFLQIKKKEYLKQKSDDIVKNAEIERENMLKKAEIDVKDYTLTAKNQIDEEIREKRKEIQKWEKRLQIKEEALDKKQFQLDSKQEQLNKKLEDLKAKEDLLDQESVKLTSLLEEQKKKIEEIAKMTTEDAKEYLIKQIEESAKKEAVVRLREIEEEVNENAKKISQKILSLTMEKMASTFVMEKTISTVSLPNDEMKGRIIGREGRNIRSFEKETGVDLIIDDTPEVVVISSFDAKKREIAKVALEKLIQDGRIHPARIEEVVEKVKQELEQEAIDEVKSLIFDLGIENLHPEITRHLSMLKYRTSYTQNVLAHSVEVAYMSGIMAAELGLNMKLAKRAGLLHDIGKSTDQEMEGSHTTIGAEIARKYGENEYVINAIMSHHGEVEPNCIESVLISIADTLSAARPGARMEVLENYIKRLEELEKIAKKYKNVKNAYAIQAGRELRVIIEDQFTNDNDAYLTAKEIAEEIKENMTYTGQVKVVTIRELRAIEYAN from the coding sequence ATGTCAACGATATTATTTAGTATTTTAACACTAATATTGGGTCTTGTAATAGGGTATTTGGGTGTGTATTTTTTACAAATTAAGAAAAAAGAATATCTAAAACAGAAATCTGATGACATCGTTAAAAATGCTGAAATTGAAAGAGAAAATATGCTAAAGAAAGCTGAAATTGATGTTAAAGATTATACGCTTACGGCAAAAAATCAGATTGATGAAGAAATAAGGGAAAAAAGAAAAGAAATTCAAAAGTGGGAAAAAAGATTACAAATAAAGGAGGAGGCTTTAGATAAAAAGCAATTTCAGTTAGATAGCAAACAAGAACAATTAAACAAGAAACTTGAAGACCTAAAAGCAAAAGAAGATCTCTTAGATCAAGAAAGTGTCAAACTTACAAGCTTGCTTGAAGAGCAAAAGAAGAAAATTGAAGAAATTGCTAAAATGACAACAGAAGATGCAAAAGAATATTTAATTAAACAGATAGAGGAATCTGCTAAAAAAGAAGCTGTCGTAAGACTGCGGGAAATTGAAGAAGAGGTTAACGAAAATGCCAAAAAAATTTCTCAAAAAATCCTTAGTCTAACGATGGAAAAAATGGCAAGCACTTTTGTCATGGAGAAGACAATTTCTACAGTTAGTTTACCGAATGATGAGATGAAGGGTAGAATCATTGGCAGAGAAGGCAGAAATATTAGGTCTTTTGAAAAAGAAACTGGTGTGGATTTAATTATTGACGATACGCCAGAGGTTGTAGTTATATCTAGTTTTGATGCAAAGAAAAGGGAGATCGCTAAAGTTGCTTTAGAAAAATTAATACAAGATGGTAGGATTCATCCAGCACGAATCGAAGAAGTTGTTGAAAAAGTTAAACAAGAATTAGAGCAAGAAGCAATCGACGAAGTGAAGTCGCTTATATTTGATTTAGGTATTGAAAATCTTCACCCAGAAATAACAAGGCATTTGTCTATGTTAAAATACAGAACAAGCTATACGCAGAATGTTTTGGCTCACTCTGTTGAAGTAGCTTACATGTCTGGCATAATGGCGGCTGAGCTTGGACTTAACATGAAACTAGCAAAAAGGGCTGGTCTCTTGCATGATATTGGCAAATCTACAGATCAGGAAATGGAAGGCTCCCATACAACCATTGGTGCTGAAATTGCAAGAAAGTACGGCGAAAATGAGTATGTTATAAATGCCATAATGTCTCACCATGGTGAGGTTGAACCCAATTGCATAGAAAGCGTTCTTATATCAATAGCAGATACACTAAGTGCTGCAAGGCCAGGTGCTAGAATGGAAGTTTTAGAAAACTATATTAAACGCCTAGAAGAACTAGAAAAAATAGCAAAAAAATACAAGAATGTAAAAAACGCGTACGCGATACAAGCAGGCAGAGAGCTTAGGGTAATCATTGAAGATCAGTTTACAAATGATAATGATGCTTATTTAACTGCAAAAGAAATTGCTGAAGAAATCAAGGAAAACATGACTTATACGGGCCAGGTTAAGGTTGTTACTATAAGAGAATTAAGGGCTATTGAGTATGCAAACTGA
- a CDS encoding 5-formyltetrahydrofolate cyclo-ligase gives MEVYKYNKKELRRKALNERRLCSKKFVFLRSLSISRKLANFLKLKNVKNVVSYNPINNEVQPNFFISTNVNVFFTKINVESLRIAQSKNFKKGKFSVLEPFCGTYTFKKQIECFIVPALAFDKRGYRIGYGMGFYDKLLQNSKALKIGVGFDFQVKDFNIKEDKFDVSLDYIITEKRILKCRR, from the coding sequence ATGGAAGTTTATAAATATAATAAGAAAGAATTAAGGCGCAAAGCTTTAAACGAGAGAAGGCTTTGCTCTAAAAAGTTTGTATTTTTAAGAAGTCTATCAATATCAAGGAAATTAGCAAATTTTCTAAAGCTTAAAAACGTCAAGAATGTAGTTTCGTACAATCCCATAAATAACGAAGTCCAGCCAAATTTTTTTATATCTACTAACGTTAACGTTTTCTTTACAAAAATAAATGTGGAGTCTTTACGCATTGCTCAATCAAAAAATTTTAAAAAAGGCAAATTTTCTGTTTTAGAACCTTTTTGTGGCACTTATACTTTTAAAAAACAAATTGAATGCTTCATTGTGCCTGCTTTGGCATTTGATAAAAGAGGCTATCGTATAGGATACGGTATGGGCTTTTACGATAAATTGCTTCAAAACTCAAAAGCCTTAAAAATTGGTGTAGGTTTTGATTTTCAGGTTAAAGATTTCAACATCAAAGAAGATAAATTTGATGTTTCGCTGGATTACATTATAACAGAAAAAAGAATTCTAAAGTGTAGGAGATAG
- a CDS encoding amino acid-binding protein — protein sequence MKRIKQISVFVENKPGRLLDVVEVLGSNDIDIKAISLADSSDFGIVRLICEDPESAYKVIAKNDFTASLTEVLAIAISDKPGSLAKVLRALKESGINIEYMYGFSAKMKDYAVMIMKVSNLEETIKCCISNNIRILSESDIKSVV from the coding sequence ATGAAAAGGATAAAGCAAATTTCTGTTTTTGTAGAAAATAAGCCTGGTAGATTATTGGATGTAGTTGAGGTATTAGGGAGTAATGATATTGATATAAAAGCTATAAGCCTAGCAGATTCGTCAGATTTTGGTATAGTGAGATTAATTTGTGAAGATCCGGAATCTGCATACAAAGTTATTGCTAAGAATGATTTTACTGCAAGCTTGACCGAAGTTTTAGCAATAGCAATAAGTGATAAACCTGGTTCTTTAGCAAAAGTTCTAAGGGCTTTAAAAGAAAGTGGTATTAACATAGAATACATGTATGGGTTTTCTGCAAAAATGAAAGACTATGCTGTAATGATAATGAAGGTTTCTAATTTAGAAGAAACAATAAAATGTTGTATTTCTAACAATATACGGATATTGTCTGAAAGTGACATAAAAAGCGTTGTTTGA
- a CDS encoding phenylacetate--CoA ligase family protein has product MIYDNEIETLPREALEALQFKRLQQTLEHVYALVPFYKEAFRKANITPSDIKSLKDLHKLPFTTKDDLRDSYPYGMFSMPIDQIVRIHASSGITGKPTVVGYSKADIEEWSQLMARSFVACGVTSKDIIQNAYGYGLFTGGLGAHYGAEKLGAAVIPISGGNTKKQIIIMVDFKSTVLTATPSYAQLLADTIEEMGLLDKINLRVGVFGAEPWSESMRQKLEGKLHITAMDIYGLSEIMGPGVAIECEAKEGLHIWEDAFIPEIIDPDTQEPLEDGQEGELVITTIKKQAMPLIRYRTKDITKIIKEPCKCGRTHRRIQKILGRSDDMIIIRGVNVFPSQIESVLMEIEGLSPHYQLIVDRQNNLDTLEVQVEVDSKIFSDEIRKLQGLQNQIQKDIKDILGITTKVTLVEPRTLLRSEGKAKRVIDKRKI; this is encoded by the coding sequence ATGATCTATGACAATGAAATAGAAACACTACCAAGAGAAGCCCTAGAGGCTTTACAATTCAAAAGACTACAGCAGACACTCGAGCATGTATACGCTCTTGTGCCTTTTTATAAAGAAGCTTTTAGGAAAGCAAATATTACGCCCAGCGATATAAAATCCCTAAAAGATTTACATAAATTACCATTTACCACAAAAGATGACCTAAGAGATAGCTACCCTTATGGTATGTTTAGTATGCCCATAGATCAAATCGTGCGTATTCATGCATCAAGTGGCATCACAGGTAAGCCTACGGTTGTAGGCTACTCCAAGGCTGATATTGAGGAGTGGTCTCAATTAATGGCCAGATCTTTTGTTGCTTGTGGTGTAACGAGTAAAGATATTATCCAAAACGCTTATGGTTATGGTTTGTTCACAGGCGGTCTGGGCGCTCACTATGGTGCAGAAAAATTAGGTGCAGCAGTAATCCCTATATCTGGTGGCAATACAAAAAAGCAAATCATTATTATGGTAGATTTTAAATCAACCGTTTTAACAGCTACCCCTTCTTATGCCCAACTGCTTGCAGATACAATCGAAGAAATGGGTCTGCTTGACAAAATAAACTTAAGAGTGGGTGTTTTTGGCGCTGAACCTTGGAGCGAAAGTATGCGCCAGAAATTAGAAGGAAAACTGCACATCACCGCTATGGATATTTACGGTTTAAGCGAAATTATGGGCCCAGGCGTAGCAATTGAATGTGAAGCCAAAGAAGGCTTGCATATCTGGGAAGATGCCTTCATACCAGAAATAATAGACCCAGATACTCAAGAGCCGCTAGAAGATGGCCAGGAAGGCGAACTTGTTATTACTACAATTAAAAAACAGGCAATGCCATTAATCAGATACAGAACAAAGGATATTACAAAAATTATTAAAGAGCCTTGTAAGTGCGGGCGAACGCACAGACGTATTCAAAAAATACTGGGTAGAAGTGACGATATGATAATTATAAGGGGCGTTAATGTTTTTCCAAGCCAAATTGAGTCTGTTTTGATGGAGATTGAAGGTCTTTCGCCTCATTACCAACTAATTGTGGATAGACAAAATAATCTTGATACATTGGAAGTGCAGGTAGAAGTTGATAGTAAAATATTTTCTGATGAAATTCGAAAACTTCAAGGCTTGCAGAATCAGATACAAAAAGATATTAAAGACATTTTAGGTATAACAACAAAAGTTACGCTTGTTGAACCAAGAACTCTACTGCGTAGTGAAGGTAAAGCTAAACGTGTTATAGACAAAAGAAAAATATAG
- a CDS encoding glutaredoxin family protein, which produces MESTQKDTIKKQPRVVVFSTPSCPWCTRVKDYLRKNSITFKDVDVSRDRKAAEDMVRMTGQTGVPVVLIGTKAIVGFDKVKIDKLLGLSS; this is translated from the coding sequence ATGGAAAGTACTCAAAAAGATACAATAAAAAAACAACCGCGTGTGGTGGTTTTTTCTACACCAAGTTGTCCATGGTGCACGAGGGTAAAAGATTATCTAAGAAAAAACAGCATTACTTTTAAAGACGTGGATGTTTCAAGAGATCGAAAAGCGGCTGAAGACATGGTAAGGATGACAGGTCAAACTGGTGTGCCAGTGGTACTTATTGGCACAAAGGCAATTGTAGGTTTTGACAAAGTCAAAATTGACAAACTTTTAGGGCTATCTTCATGA
- a CDS encoding acyl-CoA mutase large subunit family protein yields the protein MGENSYKNWQEKTLIPYIKKNPTRKKKFETSSYLDVKELYADSDVKNYEQNLGYPGQYPFTRGPYPTMYRGQFWTMRQYAGFGTAKESNERYKYLLKQGQTGLSVAFDLPTQIGYDSDSPMSEGEVGKVGVAIDTIDDMETLFKDIPLDKVSTSMTINATAFILLAMYIVVGKKQGVDKKLLRGTIQNDILKEYIARGTYIYPPKPSMRIITDIFDYCAKEVPKWNTISISGYHIREAGSTAVQEAAFTLANGIEYVKSAIDKGLNVDEFAGRLSFFFNAHNDILEEVAKFRAARRMWAKIMKERFQAKNEKSQMLRFHTQTGGSTLTAQQPENNIVRVTLQALAAVLGGTQSLHTNSMDEALALPTEKSVRIALRTQQIIAYESGVANVVDPLGGSYYIESLTDTIEEKAWEYINKIDELGGMVAAIEQGFVQKEIQESAFQYQMDIENKERIIVGVNSFQIEEEPPKDLLKVDPSLRNEQIKNLQRVKSQRDNTKVLNNIKLLKETVQSNENIMPVVIECVENYATLQEIADALRQEFGEYKESVVI from the coding sequence ATGGGTGAAAATAGTTATAAAAATTGGCAAGAAAAAACCTTAATACCCTACATCAAAAAAAACCCAACAAGAAAAAAAAAGTTTGAGACAAGCTCTTATCTTGATGTAAAAGAATTATACGCAGATAGTGATGTGAAAAACTATGAACAAAATCTAGGCTATCCTGGGCAATACCCTTTTACAAGGGGACCTTATCCGACTATGTATCGGGGCCAATTTTGGACAATGAGGCAATATGCTGGTTTTGGAACAGCAAAAGAATCAAACGAACGGTATAAGTATTTACTAAAACAAGGTCAAACGGGCTTATCTGTAGCTTTTGATTTGCCTACACAAATTGGTTATGACTCAGACTCGCCTATGAGCGAAGGAGAGGTTGGTAAGGTTGGTGTTGCAATAGATACTATTGATGATATGGAAACACTGTTTAAAGATATACCGCTTGACAAAGTTTCAACTTCTATGACAATTAACGCTACGGCTTTTATATTGCTTGCTATGTATATAGTGGTAGGCAAAAAGCAAGGCGTTGATAAAAAACTTTTGCGTGGCACCATACAAAACGATATACTAAAAGAGTATATTGCACGCGGAACGTATATTTACCCTCCAAAGCCATCAATGCGCATTATTACAGATATTTTTGATTATTGCGCAAAAGAAGTGCCAAAATGGAACACAATAAGTATTTCTGGCTATCACATAAGAGAGGCAGGCTCAACTGCTGTGCAAGAAGCGGCTTTCACTTTAGCAAACGGTATTGAATATGTTAAAAGCGCCATAGATAAAGGATTAAATGTAGACGAGTTTGCTGGGAGATTATCGTTTTTTTTTAATGCTCACAATGATATTTTAGAAGAAGTTGCAAAATTCAGAGCAGCCAGGCGTATGTGGGCAAAAATCATGAAAGAACGCTTTCAAGCAAAAAACGAAAAATCACAAATGCTAAGATTTCATACGCAAACAGGTGGCTCTACACTCACAGCCCAGCAACCAGAAAACAATATCGTAAGAGTCACACTTCAAGCACTTGCTGCAGTACTTGGCGGCACACAAAGCCTTCATACAAATTCAATGGATGAAGCACTTGCTCTGCCTACTGAAAAATCCGTTCGTATAGCTCTTAGAACTCAACAAATTATAGCCTACGAATCAGGCGTTGCAAATGTTGTAGATCCACTTGGCGGTTCATACTATATAGAAAGCTTAACAGACACTATAGAAGAAAAAGCGTGGGAATATATTAACAAAATAGATGAACTAGGTGGGATGGTAGCTGCTATCGAACAAGGTTTTGTCCAAAAAGAGATTCAAGAATCAGCTTTTCAATATCAAATGGATATTGAAAATAAAGAAAGAATAATCGTGGGTGTGAATAGTTTTCAGATAGAAGAAGAACCGCCAAAAGACTTACTTAAAGTAGATCCATCGCTAAGAAATGAGCAAATAAAAAACCTCCAAAGGGTAAAATCGCAGCGAGATAACACAAAAGTTCTAAATAACATAAAGCTATTAAAAGAAACTGTACAATCAAATGAAAATATTATGCCAGTAGTTATTGAATGTGTTGAAAATTATGCAACCCTGCAAGAAATTGCTGATGCCTTAAGACAAGAATTTGGCGAATACAAAGAAAGCGTAGTAATTTAA
- a CDS encoding cobalamin B12-binding domain-containing protein, producing MQKVRILIAKPGLDGHDRGAKFVARALQEKGYEVIYTGIRQTPIQIALAAVQEDVDFVGLSLLSGAHNELFPKVIEELHNAGADDIIVFGGGVIPQSDIEFLKSKGIKAIFGPGTSIKTIVDFIENESKSRNSKIS from the coding sequence ATGCAAAAAGTTAGAATTTTGATAGCAAAACCAGGTCTGGATGGTCATGATAGAGGGGCAAAGTTTGTTGCAAGAGCGCTACAAGAAAAAGGCTATGAGGTAATATACACAGGCATAAGGCAAACGCCTATACAAATTGCACTTGCGGCTGTGCAAGAAGATGTTGATTTTGTAGGTTTAAGCTTGCTAAGCGGTGCCCACAATGAACTATTTCCAAAAGTAATTGAAGAATTACACAATGCAGGTGCAGATGACATTATCGTTTTCGGTGGAGGAGTAATACCTCAATCAGACATTGAGTTTTTGAAATCAAAAGGCATTAAAGCAATTTTTGGTCCTGGCACCTCCATTAAAACAATTGTGGATTTTATTGAAAATGAGTCAAAATCAAGAAATTCAAAAATTAGTTGA
- the meaB gene encoding methylmalonyl Co-A mutase-associated GTPase MeaB, whose amino-acid sequence MSQNQEIQKLVDGVLNKHTRYIAKAISFVENSDYKTKKSFLKTIFPYTGKAKVIGITGSPGAGKSTITDKLIRTFRDDNKSVAVLAVDPSSPFTKGALLGDRIRMQNHTTDPFVYLRSMASRGALGGLSEATKDALKVLDAAGFDIIIIETVGVGQSEIDIVKIADCVALVFAPGFGDEIQAMKAGIMEIADIYVINKADRDFSQKLFKEISDIVNLSPKQPKPSVLKTIATNAFKESGIELLKNEILSYLGHIETSSNLTKKRQSFIESELIDTVTKIMIDKVLSNQNVKNFFDSKTIAQIYNKELNFYAIIDKIVEAI is encoded by the coding sequence ATGAGTCAAAATCAAGAAATTCAAAAATTAGTTGATGGTGTTTTAAATAAACATACACGCTATATTGCAAAAGCAATAAGTTTTGTTGAAAATTCCGATTATAAGACAAAAAAATCATTTCTAAAAACCATTTTTCCATACACTGGTAAAGCTAAAGTAATTGGCATTACTGGATCACCAGGTGCCGGTAAATCTACTATTACTGACAAGCTAATAAGAACTTTTAGAGATGATAATAAAAGCGTTGCAGTATTAGCGGTAGATCCAAGTAGCCCATTTACAAAAGGAGCTTTGCTTGGTGATCGAATTAGAATGCAAAACCATACGACAGACCCATTTGTTTATTTGAGATCAATGGCATCTCGTGGCGCACTTGGTGGTTTATCTGAAGCCACAAAAGACGCACTCAAAGTGCTTGATGCGGCTGGTTTTGATATTATAATTATAGAAACTGTCGGCGTTGGCCAAAGCGAGATTGATATAGTAAAGATTGCCGACTGTGTAGCTTTAGTGTTTGCCCCTGGCTTTGGCGATGAAATACAGGCAATGAAAGCTGGCATTATGGAAATAGCGGATATTTATGTAATAAACAAGGCAGATCGTGATTTTTCTCAAAAATTATTCAAAGAAATATCAGACATAGTTAATTTAAGCCCAAAGCAACCAAAACCGTCTGTTTTAAAGACAATTGCTACAAATGCTTTTAAGGAAAGTGGTATAGAATTACTAAAAAATGAAATTTTAAGCTACTTAGGCCATATTGAAACCTCTAGTAACCTTACAAAAAAAAGGCAATCTTTTATTGAATCAGAACTAATCGATACCGTTACAAAAATAATGATTGATAAAGTACTATCAAATCAAAACGTAAAAAACTTTTTTGATAGTAAAACTATTGCTCAAATTTACAACAAAGAATTAAACTTTTATGCAATTATCGACAAAATTGTGGAGGCTATATGA